In Bogoriella caseilytica, the genomic window GTGCTGCGCCCCGGCGACCTCGTCCTGCTCTCCGGCGGGCTCGGGGCGGGCAAGACCACCCTGACCCAGGGCATCGGCGCCGGCCTGAACGTGCGCGGCCACGTCGCCTCGCCCACCTTCATCATCGCGCGCGTCCATCACTCCCTCGTTGATGGGCCGGATCTGGTGCACGTCGATGCCTACCGGCTCAGCTCGCTGGACGAGCTCGACGCGCTCGATCTGGACAGCTCGCTGGAGGAGTCCGTGACCGTCGTGGAGTGGGGGGCCGGCACCGCCGAGGCACTGTCCGCGGACCGGCTTGAGGTCGAGCTGCAGCGCCCGGAGGGTGCCGCGACGCCGGGTGTGGGAGGAGAGGCCGAGGTGGTCGACGCACCGATCGATCTGGAGGATCTTGCCGCGCCGGCTGCGCGCCGGGCCACGGTGCGCGCGGTGGGTTCGCGCTGGCGCGACCTCGACGCGGCGGACCTGCAGTCATGAACGAGCGCCCGGGCACGCGCCTCACTGCCGCACGGGCACGCTGGAGTGGGCGAGGCCTGCGCGCGGCGCTGGCCGGAGCAGTGCTGCTCGCGGTGTGGACCGCGCCGGCCGTGGCCCAGGAACTCGCGGAGACCGATCCTCCCCGACCGGTCGCGGCGGCCGATGTCCCTGAGGATGTGGTCGAGTGGTTCCTGGACGCCGGGAGCCAGGTGGTCACCAACCAGGCGATCCAAGTGCTGGGATTGTCCCCGGAGGCCGCCGCAGCCGCGGAACTCGGCCTGATCCGCTCGGTGATGACCTGGTCTCCCTCCTACATCGAGGCCACTTCACTCGTCGAGCCGGTCGTGCCGGCGGAGCGGTGGATCGCCCCGGTCATGAGCCCGGCGTCGGACGACGGTGACGCCGATGACGAACCGGAGGTCGAGCAGACCGGCAGCCCGGAAGACAGCGGCGATGCCGAGAGCGCAGCCGGGCTGGCCGACGAGCGCACGGTTGCCGATCCGGCCGAGAGTCCGGATCCGGCGACCGAGGAGGAGGAAGCAAACCCTGGCGAGTACCTCGGAATGCTCCATGCCGAGCGGATCGACAATGGCGGTATCCGCCTGCAGAGTTTCGTGCCGGGTGCCGCACCAGCACGCGATCTCGCCAGCCTGGACAGCGAGGCGATGCTGGTCTTCGACGAGGTGCTCGATGCGTGGTTCGCGATTGTCGACGGCGAGGTACAGCCGGCAGATGCGGTTGCCCGCGAGAGCCTGGCCGGCTCGATCTCGCTGCGGGATTACCAGTTCTTCGTGGCGGAGCGGTACGCGGCGGATGGAGACGCCACCGCAGAGGGCGGCGAGGCTGCCAGCGCGGAACCCGCGATCTGGACGGCGGGCATCCTGGGCAGTCTGCTCATGCTCACGGCGGCCATCGTCTGGCTCCGCAAGGGTGACTGAGCCGCCGGGAGGCGAGGCGTGGTGCCGGCTTCTCCGGCCGTGCGCTCGCCGGGGCGAGAAGATCGAAACCGTCCGGTCAGGTCAATCTCGCTGGGCGGAGGTCTGAAGCAGGGAACTGCCGGGAAGCCTGACAGGAAAGCCCCATAAATGTAGGGTCAAGTATCCTCTCCCGAGCTTCGCCTGGACATAATGGAGTGCCCGTGACTGCCGCCCTAGAATCTCGCACCCTACCCACGATCACGCGCACAGTAGCGGCCCTCCTGGCAACCCTGCTGGTCGGCGTGAGCTTTGTGATGGCTGCGCCTGCGGCGCAGGCCGCCCGCATCAGCCCGGTCGTTCCAGAAGGCTCGGGCTACACACAGACCTTCACCCAGCCGAACGTCGATCCGGTGGTGGCCACCTACTCCTTCTCCGGGGCAACGGTGGCGAGCGGAACCCAGCAACACCCCGACCGTGGCTCGAGCGTGGACAACTACTCGGAGCCGATTCCGGCCGGGACGGATGTGGCGTGGTT contains:
- the tsaE gene encoding tRNA (adenosine(37)-N6)-threonylcarbamoyltransferase complex ATPase subunit type 1 TsaE, whose product is MNTIEIELPDAEATRDFGARLAAVLRPGDLVLLSGGLGAGKTTLTQGIGAGLNVRGHVASPTFIIARVHHSLVDGPDLVHVDAYRLSSLDELDALDLDSSLEESVTVVEWGAGTAEALSADRLEVELQRPEGAATPGVGGEAEVVDAPIDLEDLAAPAARRATVRAVGSRWRDLDAADLQS